CTTCACCTTGAATGGCACCGTGACCGCCTACGACCCCGGGAGACGGTTCGCGTACGAGGAACCGTGGCCGATCGCCGAGCGTGCCGAGGATGTCTCACCCGAGATGGTCGAGTGGTTCTCCCGCCACCACGTGCCGCTCGAGCGGGTGTACGAAGACCTTGCGCACGCGAGCCCGATCGCGACGGAGTTCGTCATCGAAGCCGGGTCGGGAGGGAGCTGCGTCGTGCGCATCGTCACGAGCGCGTACGGCGCCGGTGCCGATTGGGAGAACGAGTTCTTCGCCGAGATGGTCGAGACGACGCTCCCCATCTGGGACGGCCTCGCGGCGTACTTCGCCCGGGCGGCATCGCTATGACGACCCCGGTCGGCGCGGCCCGTCGGGCCCGGCGGGAAGCATGGGTGCGAGGAGTATGAGCGCCGGTCGAGGGATCACGATCACGCCCATCAGGGTAGGGGAGCTCGCGGCGGTCCGGATGCCGATCCACGTGTACTGCATCGACCATCCCGACGGGCGGATCCTGGTCGACACGGGATTCACCGAGCTGCACCCGGCCGTCGCCGACATGCAGCCGAACATCCACCCGTTGAACCGGCAGGACTTCGACCTCGGCGTCGTCCGCATGGTGATGAACACTCACCTGCACTTCGATCACTGCGGCGGTAACCACCTGTTCCCTGACGTCCCCCTCTACGTGCAGCGCCAAGAGCTCGAGGACGCGCGTGCACAACCTGACTACACCGTCCCGGAGTGGGTGGACCCGCCGAACCGGCCGTTGAGGTACGTCACCGTGGAAGGAGATCAGGAGCTCCTTCCCGGCATCCTGGCGGTGTCGACGCCGGGCCACACGCGGGGGTCTCAGGCGATCGTCGTCGATGCGCATGACGGCCTAGTGGTCATCGCCGGCGACGCCGCCGTCTGGTCGGGCGAACTGGACGACCCCAAGACCGAGGGGCAAAGGCGCATCGTTTCGCTTCGCCCCAAGCGTGTCTGGCTCTCACACCAAACCGAACCGTGGACACCGGGCTAGCGGGTTCTCGTGCAGGGCATCGACGGTCGCGGGTTTCACGGTCGGCTCCGGCGAAGCGCGCGTCAACCCGGTTCATGGTGCCGATCTTGCCGAGTTCATCGTGGAGCGCCTGGCGGGGCCGGCGGGAAGTTGGGATGTTGGTGGGCCGGATGTCTTCACGTATCGTGAGTTGGGGGAGCTTGCGTTTCGTGTTGCTGGTCGTCGCCTGCGTGTGTTGCGTCTCGGGCTTGGTGTGACGCGTCCGTTGTTGTGGGTGGCGGATCGACTACTACAGCGGCTCTGGCCTTACTCCGACCTTCGGTACCGCCGTACGGCCGGGATGCCGAGGGCGATGGAGGCGACACCTAGCGCGGCCGCCAGCCCGCCTAGCATGGCGCTCGCCGCACCGCCGGTGGCGGAGGCCACGACACCAGCCCGCAAGTTGCCTAACTGGGGGCCACCGACGCCGACCAGGTAGTCGATCGCGTTGACGCGACCGCGGTACGCATCGGGGGTCGCCTCCTGCACGAGCGTGGCGCGCGAGACGACGCTCGCGACGTCCGCTGCACCGGCTAGCGCCAGGGCCGGCAGCGCCAGCCATAACCGGTCGGCGGCGCCGAAGGCGACGAGCGCCACGCCCCAGATGCCGCCCGAGACGAGCATCACTAGACCTTGTTTCCGGCTGCGGGTGATCCGACCGGAGAACGTGCCTGCCAGAACGCCACCGATCGCCAGCGCCGGCTGGAAGAGCCCGAGAGTGACGCTCGACCCGCCGTAGCGCTCGGCGTTGATCACTGGGAACAGCGCGACCGGCATGGAAAGCAGGGTGACGCAGAGATCCGTGGCGAACGCGCCGATGAGCACGGGCGTGCGTGCCACCAGTCGGGCCGCCGCGAAGAACCCGCTTCCGGGTGTCTCTGTGCCCGAACCCTTCGGCCGCATGCTGGGCAGGCGCGCGACGCCGTAGAGAGCGAACACGAACGCGATGGGGTTGGCGACCAGGCACGGTCCGACCCCCGACCACGCGATCACCAATCCGCCGACCAGCGGCCCGGCCAGCATGCTGATCTGGAAGGAGAGGTTCGTCAATGCCAGACCGGCGCTGAGGCGCTCACCGCTCAGGAGCCGCGGGACGAAGGTCTTGGAGGCCGGGGCTCCGACGGCGTTCAGTCCCGACTGGATGGCGATCACCACGAAGATCGGCACGACGGAAGCGGTGCCGGAGATGACGACGGCCGCGAGCATCGTAGAGGCGAGCAGTTGCCCGACGCGGATCACGATCACCAGCGTCCGGCGGTCGACCGAGTCCGCGATGCGCCCACCCAGTAACGCGAACACCAACATCGGCACGGCCTGCGCCCCGCCGATCGCCCCGACGAGTGCCGCGTTCCCCGTGCGTTCCCAGACGAGGAAGAGCACGGCGAACGAAGCGAGCTGCGAGCCGAAGACCGAAAGGGTGGTGCCGACCCAGAGCCGGAGGAACGCTGGACTCTCGCGGAGCGGCCTCACGTCGAGCAACGTTGCGGCGCGGCTCGTGGCGCGCCGCTGCCTCATGGGGTGTCGGTCGCCGGTCTGATGGACACGTCGCTCGCCTCCTTGGGGTCTCCGGCCCGGAGAGCAGCGGAGACGGGGGGGGGGGGCGGCCGCGGGGGGGGCGCCGCCCGCGCGGCGGGGGGGGGGGGGGGGGGGGGGGGCCCCCCCCCCCCCCCGGCGGGCGGGGGGGGGGGGGGGGGGGGGGGGGGCCCCGCGGCCCGGCCGTGAGTGTGTGGCTGTGCGTGTGCGGGTGCGAGTACAGGGCAGGGTGCA
The Trueperaceae bacterium genome window above contains:
- a CDS encoding SRPBCC domain-containing protein — encoded protein: MNDEERIGRVAHRAELTYGIAAAPEEVWRAIATAGGISSWMVPTALEPRVGGEVSFDFGAFTLNGTVTAYDPGRRFAYEEPWPIAERAEDVSPEMVEWFSRHHVPLERVYEDLAHASPIATEFVIEAGSGGSCVVRIVTSAYGAGADWENEFFAEMVETTLPIWDGLAAYFARAASL
- a CDS encoding MBL fold metallo-hydrolase, encoding MSAGRGITITPIRVGELAAVRMPIHVYCIDHPDGRILVDTGFTELHPAVADMQPNIHPLNRQDFDLGVVRMVMNTHLHFDHCGGNHLFPDVPLYVQRQELEDARAQPDYTVPEWVDPPNRPLRYVTVEGDQELLPGILAVSTPGHTRGSQAIVVDAHDGLVVIAGDAAVWSGELDDPKTEGQRRIVSLRPKRVWLSHQTEPWTPG
- a CDS encoding MFS transporter; this translates as MRQRRATSRAATLLDVRPLRESPAFLRLWVGTTLSVFGSQLASFAVLFLVWERTGNAALVGAIGGAQAVPMLVFALLGGRIADSVDRRTLVIVIRVGQLLASTMLAAVVISGTASVVPIFVVIAIQSGLNAVGAPASKTFVPRLLSGERLSAGLALTNLSFQISMLAGPLVGGLVIAWSGVGPCLVANPIAFVFALYGVARLPSMRPKGSGTETPGSGFFAAARLVARTPVLIGAFATDLCVTLLSMPVALFPVINAERYGGSSVTLGLFQPALAIGGVLAGTFSGRITRSRKQGLVMLVSGGIWGVALVAFGAADRLWLALPALALAGAADVASVVSRATLVQEATPDAYRGRVNAIDYLVGVGGPQLGNLRAGVVASATGGAASAMLGGLAAALGVASIALGIPAVRRYRRSE